A window from uncultured Anaeromusa sp. encodes these proteins:
- a CDS encoding CpsD/CapB family tyrosine-protein kinase, with product MIKGTYIIQDREQSAVSEAYRVLRGNLQNQQAKKILFVSAQKGNSNALTALNTAASLAYAGKKVILVDCDLRTPFLSDMVNIRQIGLSEVVSGDRTLEEALQPTGIENVSILAPGRLPIDPFTILGHSGLRDIFGELEKMADYVLVSSSPLVMGSREITSDACALASKVDGVVFVLDSRVVRVKAAKKVQALLQRANAVFLGVVLQDLPEGEFN from the coding sequence GTGATTAAGGGAACTTATATTATTCAAGATCGCGAGCAGTCCGCTGTGTCAGAAGCATATCGAGTTTTACGCGGAAATCTTCAGAATCAGCAAGCGAAGAAGATTCTTTTTGTCAGTGCGCAAAAAGGGAATAGCAATGCATTGACGGCGCTAAACACGGCGGCTTCATTAGCTTATGCCGGGAAAAAAGTGATTTTGGTCGATTGCGATCTGCGAACCCCCTTTCTAAGCGACATGGTTAACATACGTCAAATCGGACTGAGTGAAGTGGTGAGCGGAGATAGAACGTTGGAGGAAGCGCTTCAGCCTACAGGCATTGAGAATGTTTCCATTTTGGCTCCAGGTCGTTTACCCATAGATCCATTTACGATATTAGGACATTCCGGCCTGCGGGACATTTTCGGGGAATTGGAGAAAATGGCGGATTACGTGCTTGTTTCAAGTTCCCCATTAGTCATGGGTTCTAGAGAAATTACTTCTGACGCCTGCGCTTTAGCTTCGAAAGTAGATGGGGTTGTTTTTGTGCTTGATTCTAGAGTAGTGCGTGTAAAAGCAGCTAAAAAAGTACAAGCGCTGTTGCAACGGGCTAATGCTGTTTTTCTCGGCGTAGTGTTGCAGGACCTGCCTGAAGGGGAGTTTAACTAG
- a CDS encoding MarR family transcriptional regulator, giving the protein MGYYDLSHSMGRWISFIYRMSQSYVDQYFKRYNLSSGQFAFLLLLYREDGRKQDDLAKAIDMDKGTTARALAKLEASGYIVRIRDEKDRRVLRVHLTDKAREVRKPIYDVLHRWNEVSVLGLTPEENQTLLTLLRKVSLNIRDQKERGWQAPLRDASELLEESPKKD; this is encoded by the coding sequence ATGGGTTATTATGATTTGAGCCACAGCATGGGACGCTGGATCTCCTTCATTTATCGAATGTCCCAATCCTACGTGGATCAATATTTCAAACGCTACAATCTCAGCAGCGGTCAGTTTGCATTTCTCTTGCTGCTCTACCGTGAAGACGGACGCAAGCAAGATGATCTGGCCAAAGCCATTGACATGGACAAGGGAACTACCGCCAGAGCGCTGGCCAAGCTGGAAGCATCCGGCTACATTGTCCGCATCCGCGACGAAAAGGACCGCCGCGTCCTGCGAGTACATTTGACGGACAAGGCCCGCGAAGTGCGCAAGCCTATTTACGATGTACTGCATCGCTGGAACGAAGTCTCCGTCCTCGGCCTGACGCCGGAAGAAAATCAAACGCTCCTAACGCTGCTGCGCAAAGTCAGTTTGAACATCCGCGACCAGAAAGAACGCGGCTGGCAAGCGCCCTTGCGCGACGCTTCCGAGCTTCTGGAAGAGTCCCCCAAAAAAGACTAG
- a CDS encoding polysaccharide biosynthesis/export family protein → MRRWIVMALLIFAFSVRGVSASDYILGAGDVIGVHIFGVSDLNIPELSIRSDGKVGMPLIGDVEIAGLTPTEAADKVKGLLAYYYENPIVTLNVINFHTTRVYVLGQVNRAGAYELDREHNLMDAIGAAQGWTKDALKTKVYIVRKDKPQKPELVNLLDLLKRGDTSKNYVLNDGDIVFLTEHHKVNIIEDVISLVYPTWLVHNWTQVNNNGI, encoded by the coding sequence ATGAGGCGATGGATAGTAATGGCTCTTTTGATTTTTGCCTTTTCCGTGCGCGGAGTTTCAGCGAGCGATTACATATTAGGAGCGGGAGATGTTATTGGAGTTCATATTTTCGGTGTAAGTGATTTGAATATTCCAGAACTGTCCATTCGCAGTGACGGGAAAGTGGGTATGCCTCTTATTGGAGATGTGGAGATTGCCGGTTTAACTCCCACCGAGGCAGCGGACAAGGTAAAGGGACTATTAGCTTATTATTATGAGAATCCAATTGTAACGTTGAATGTTATTAATTTTCACACAACACGAGTTTATGTTTTGGGCCAAGTAAATCGCGCGGGAGCTTATGAATTGGATCGAGAACATAATTTGATGGATGCTATTGGCGCCGCCCAAGGATGGACCAAGGACGCGTTAAAAACTAAGGTATACATAGTGCGTAAAGACAAGCCTCAAAAACCAGAACTAGTCAACTTGCTGGATTTGTTGAAGCGTGGAGATACGAGCAAAAATTATGTTTTGAATGATGGGGATATTGTCTTTTTAACAGAACACCATAAAGTAAATATTATCGAGGATGTTATTTCCCTGGTGTATCCGACGTGGTTGGTTCACAATTGGACGCAAGTGAATAATAATGGAATATAA
- a CDS encoding O-antigen ligase family protein, with translation MAALLVLIVSALIGVLHLFALDPANSPAYRPIVAMALAGLLLVLSRYEWGDFPRRRLLIMYLWFGFSTMSLTSAVLNDNELVPEVWQLLGVPLVIFTAFPQLAKERAVKVVLLGVFLGFLPYLIVSVSKYPLLYPYKGVLDNPNALGMISVTMAAAVLAWLRGVMAEQRALWSSVLYKMILIGILVILGGLILASNSRTSFLTGMILYGVFFLSLFAEAKRYRTWIVLSAVLVAGVAVSLPLAVGYVDAQNGGLLGSLLSKFANKAADDDVLSGRNEVWQMILRHIEVFGIGTTAMDEFGVNPHNTYMWMLGSKGPIALVFFAAAQWAALVAAIKYAWRNIKADGYALGPILILLNYMVMGMAEAIVSTLGDGIQMSFMLMIGALLYQKKSGTVAMDEQT, from the coding sequence ATGGCGGCTTTGTTGGTGCTCATTGTTTCTGCGTTAATTGGCGTATTGCACTTGTTTGCGTTGGATCCGGCCAATTCTCCTGCTTACCGTCCGATTGTCGCGATGGCGTTAGCTGGTTTGTTGCTTGTGCTATCTCGATACGAATGGGGTGATTTTCCGCGGAGGCGACTGTTAATTATGTATTTATGGTTCGGATTTTCGACCATGTCACTAACCTCAGCTGTATTAAATGACAATGAGCTTGTACCGGAAGTTTGGCAATTGTTGGGGGTCCCTTTGGTTATTTTTACCGCATTTCCGCAGCTAGCTAAAGAACGAGCTGTGAAAGTAGTATTGCTTGGCGTTTTTTTAGGTTTTTTGCCTTATTTGATCGTTTCTGTTTCTAAGTATCCACTTTTATATCCATACAAGGGAGTTTTGGATAACCCCAATGCTTTGGGCATGATTTCTGTAACGATGGCGGCAGCCGTATTGGCGTGGCTGCGCGGCGTGATGGCGGAACAGAGGGCGTTATGGTCGAGTGTACTATACAAGATGATTTTAATCGGTATATTGGTGATTTTAGGCGGGTTAATTTTGGCATCTAACTCGCGGACTAGTTTTTTAACAGGTATGATTTTATACGGTGTTTTCTTCCTCTCTCTGTTTGCTGAGGCGAAGCGGTACCGAACATGGATTGTCCTTAGTGCCGTTCTCGTCGCAGGAGTTGCTGTGTCATTGCCGCTGGCGGTAGGGTATGTTGACGCACAAAACGGAGGTTTATTGGGGAGTCTTTTGAGTAAATTTGCCAATAAAGCAGCGGACGATGATGTGTTATCCGGACGAAATGAAGTTTGGCAAATGATTTTACGGCATATTGAAGTTTTTGGTATAGGTACTACCGCTATGGATGAATTTGGCGTGAATCCTCACAATACATATATGTGGATGCTAGGATCTAAAGGACCTATTGCCTTGGTTTTCTTTGCAGCTGCGCAATGGGCGGCGTTGGTAGCAGCCATTAAATATGCTTGGCGTAACATAAAAGCAGATGGCTATGCTTTAGGACCGATTCTAATTTTGCTCAATTATATGGTTATGGGCATGGCGGAAGCTATTGTATCTACCTTGGGGGACGGGATCCAAATGTCGTTTATGCTGATGATTGGGGCATTGTTGTATCAAAAAAAATCAGGCACTGTAGCTATGGATG
- a CDS encoding bacteriohemerythrin — protein MLQWKEEYEVGVAEIDEQHQKLIDIANRVYELMRNELALDKYDQIVEILQELKEYTVYHFHFEEGLMQKARYKKRFSHKILHQNFLAQVEAVDLSAVDENQEAYLIQIMDFIANWLIDHIVGEDKKVGQSVRAQ, from the coding sequence GAAATTGATGAACAGCATCAGAAACTAATCGATATTGCCAATCGGGTATACGAATTAATGCGTAATGAACTAGCGCTTGATAAATATGACCAGATTGTAGAGATTTTACAGGAATTGAAAGAGTATACGGTGTATCATTTTCATTTTGAAGAAGGGCTTATGCAAAAAGCAAGATATAAAAAACGTTTTTCGCATAAAATATTGCACCAGAACTTTTTGGCGCAGGTGGAAGCGGTGGATTTGTCCGCTGTGGACGAAAATCAAGAGGCGTACCTTATACAGATTATGGATTTTATCGCCAATTGGCTGATTGACCATATTGTTGGCGAAGATAAGAAAGTGGGCCAGTCAGTTCGGGCTCAGTGA
- a CDS encoding nucleoside-diphosphate sugar epimerase/dehydratase, with product MKQKLYITGMVLFDAVLLSVTPLVALWLRFDGAIPDYFLLPLLYALPAIVVFQLAIFYVFNIYRRVWKYAGVNELVAIVGAVVTGEFLFLGVAMFLDVVEPRSAYLVHALLNIGGVGLSRLYLRQTSINKAAKDVIVKRILIVGAGRLGVAMLKEIRAHYGNKREIVGFITDNPMYEGKILNNIPVLGDRRAIKDVVKEKSVDEIVVAMNRSDKVWLRQMVLLCREANCSVKVVPSFREMMDGEVSLRKLREINLSDLLGREAAMLDVQSMRACLEKQTVLITGAGGSIGSEICRQVAKLSPGKMILLGKSENNIYDIEQELRWNYPALLIEAVIADVSNSRRINHIFEKYRPAIVFHAAAHKHVPLMEAQPIEAVHVNVFGTRTVACAALKNGAERFVMVSTDKAINPTSVMGATKRAAEILICQLNQKGKTKFAAVRFGNVLGSRGSVIPLFRKQIANGGPVKVTHPDMERYFMTIPEAAQLVLQAGAIAQGGEVFVLDMGDPVKIVDLACALIELSGYRPYKDIDIEFSGLRPGEKLYEEILSREEEHTATHYEKIYKAKLQPDDSEKVESILALLEPAEDDGEIRNLLMQLVPTYTCPKQEKKELGTAG from the coding sequence GTGAAGCAAAAGCTATATATTACAGGCATGGTTCTTTTTGACGCCGTACTTTTGAGTGTTACGCCGTTGGTTGCATTATGGCTTCGTTTTGATGGCGCCATTCCGGATTATTTTCTACTTCCTCTTTTATATGCGCTTCCAGCTATTGTTGTATTTCAGTTAGCTATCTTTTATGTTTTTAATATTTACCGTCGTGTATGGAAGTATGCCGGTGTGAATGAACTAGTAGCCATTGTTGGGGCAGTGGTAACTGGCGAGTTTTTATTCTTGGGAGTTGCCATGTTTTTGGATGTGGTTGAACCACGCAGTGCCTATTTGGTGCATGCGTTGTTGAATATTGGCGGTGTAGGTCTTAGTCGGTTGTATTTGCGGCAAACAAGTATAAACAAGGCGGCTAAGGATGTGATTGTAAAGCGAATTCTTATTGTAGGAGCTGGCCGCCTTGGCGTGGCGATGCTTAAGGAGATTCGCGCCCACTATGGAAATAAGAGAGAGATTGTCGGTTTTATTACTGATAATCCGATGTATGAAGGGAAAATTCTCAATAACATTCCTGTTCTGGGTGATCGCCGCGCGATAAAAGATGTTGTTAAAGAAAAAAGTGTAGATGAAATTGTCGTAGCTATGAATCGCAGTGATAAAGTATGGTTGAGACAAATGGTGTTGTTGTGTCGGGAGGCTAATTGCAGCGTAAAAGTTGTGCCGAGTTTCCGGGAAATGATGGATGGGGAAGTGTCGCTGCGAAAGCTGAGAGAGATTAACCTTTCGGATTTATTAGGACGAGAAGCGGCGATGCTCGATGTGCAAAGCATGCGTGCGTGTTTGGAAAAGCAGACGGTTCTTATAACTGGAGCTGGCGGTTCCATTGGTTCGGAGATTTGCAGGCAGGTTGCGAAGTTGTCTCCTGGAAAGATGATTTTATTAGGAAAAAGCGAAAATAACATTTATGATATTGAGCAAGAATTGCGCTGGAATTATCCTGCGTTATTAATAGAAGCCGTTATTGCCGACGTGAGCAATTCAAGGCGTATTAATCATATTTTTGAAAAATATCGGCCGGCAATTGTTTTTCATGCTGCGGCGCATAAGCATGTGCCGTTAATGGAGGCGCAGCCTATAGAAGCGGTGCATGTCAATGTTTTTGGAACTAGGACGGTTGCTTGTGCGGCATTAAAAAACGGTGCGGAACGGTTTGTGATGGTTTCGACAGACAAAGCTATTAATCCAACTAGTGTCATGGGCGCTACTAAACGTGCAGCGGAGATCCTTATTTGCCAACTCAATCAGAAAGGGAAAACTAAATTTGCGGCAGTGCGTTTTGGTAATGTATTAGGAAGCCGCGGCAGTGTAATTCCTCTCTTTCGTAAACAAATTGCGAATGGTGGGCCGGTTAAAGTCACTCATCCAGATATGGAACGCTATTTTATGACGATACCGGAAGCGGCGCAATTAGTTTTGCAGGCAGGAGCGATTGCTCAGGGAGGCGAAGTATTTGTTTTGGATATGGGAGATCCTGTGAAAATTGTGGATTTGGCGTGTGCGCTGATTGAATTGTCGGGATATCGGCCTTATAAGGATATTGATATTGAGTTTTCAGGGTTGCGTCCTGGTGAGAAATTATACGAAGAGATACTTTCACGTGAAGAAGAGCATACAGCAACGCATTATGAAAAAATATACAAAGCAAAGTTGCAACCGGATGATTCAGAAAAAGTGGAATCAATTTTGGCGTTGTTGGAACCGGCAGAAGATGATGGAGAAATTAGAAATTTATTAATGCAACTAGTGCCTACTTATACTTGTCCAAAGCAGGAGAAGAAAGAACTGGGAACGGCAGGGTAG
- a CDS encoding GumC family protein: protein MEEKWELRQLVDVVRRHSKIIYCACALFIGAAFALNHILPPQYQATATMRVKYSRSANDTVGTMNVDDIMRQQIYTYAEVMKSRTVVEAVIEKYYGDQDEKPSYDAIIKRIEAQPVKNSEILNVTVQANSAEEAQSIANLLIETFNERLTEIVRAEGKGTRVFLGDRLAEAKRDLDKVDKALVDYKKKTGAVVLSKETNLYLDKQMALVRQDSENRLALAAGAARVQTNAGQMSRQSPGAIADNALIQQLKNRLAEQEVEMAGLRKTLTANHPRVTTLQATLAETRNKLKAEVAKVINQESPSVSPVHQTLLQNRIQAESDLAVAGAQRSAIDRMQEESKRELLLLPAKEQGLARLLLDYSIAEQTYTMLAKKYEEARISEVTQPTNAQVVDMASLPETPVKPRKMLNLAVGLLLGLFSGVTGTFIAEYFYKTIDTARDVRKYLGLEVIGGIPGAPLSAKTEQSCWARWFGISQGGRRVKRD, encoded by the coding sequence ATGGAAGAAAAGTGGGAATTGCGTCAGTTGGTAGATGTTGTGCGACGGCATAGCAAGATTATTTATTGTGCGTGTGCCCTTTTTATAGGTGCGGCCTTTGCGTTGAACCATATTCTACCGCCGCAATATCAAGCAACTGCCACGATGCGGGTGAAGTATTCTCGTAGCGCGAATGATACTGTGGGAACCATGAATGTGGACGATATCATGCGGCAGCAAATCTATACCTATGCGGAAGTGATGAAAAGCCGTACTGTAGTGGAAGCGGTTATTGAAAAATACTATGGAGATCAGGATGAAAAACCTTCTTATGATGCGATAATAAAGCGAATTGAAGCACAGCCGGTAAAAAACAGCGAAATTCTTAATGTAACAGTGCAGGCTAATAGTGCTGAAGAAGCGCAAAGCATTGCAAATTTGCTTATCGAAACATTTAATGAGCGGTTGACAGAGATTGTTCGAGCCGAAGGAAAAGGGACAAGGGTGTTTTTAGGAGACCGTTTGGCAGAAGCCAAGCGGGATCTAGATAAGGTAGATAAGGCGTTGGTAGACTATAAAAAGAAAACCGGCGCGGTCGTATTAAGTAAAGAGACGAACCTGTATTTGGATAAGCAGATGGCCTTGGTTCGACAAGATTCGGAAAATCGTTTGGCCTTAGCGGCCGGAGCGGCGAGAGTGCAAACCAATGCCGGGCAGATGTCACGACAGAGTCCTGGAGCTATCGCGGATAATGCGCTGATTCAGCAGTTGAAAAATCGCTTGGCGGAACAGGAAGTAGAAATGGCAGGTTTGCGTAAAACGTTGACAGCGAATCATCCGAGAGTAACGACTTTGCAGGCAACCTTAGCAGAAACCAGAAATAAGCTTAAGGCGGAGGTCGCCAAGGTAATCAACCAGGAATCGCCTTCTGTTAGTCCGGTGCATCAAACATTATTGCAAAATCGCATTCAAGCAGAGTCTGATTTGGCAGTAGCTGGTGCGCAACGCAGCGCTATTGATCGCATGCAAGAAGAGTCAAAACGAGAACTTCTTTTGCTTCCGGCAAAGGAACAAGGTTTGGCGCGCTTGTTGCTCGACTATTCTATTGCGGAACAAACTTACACCATGCTGGCGAAAAAATATGAAGAGGCTCGTATTTCAGAGGTCACTCAGCCAACGAATGCCCAAGTAGTGGATATGGCGTCCTTGCCGGAAACGCCGGTAAAACCTAGAAAAATGCTGAATTTGGCAGTGGGACTTTTATTAGGCTTATTTAGCGGTGTTACGGGCACATTTATTGCGGAGTATTTTTATAAAACAATTGATACTGCGCGTGATGTGCGGAAATATTTAGGTCTGGAAGTAATTGGAGGAATTCCTGGAGCGCCGCTTTCTGCCAAAACGGAACAAAGTTGTTGGGCTCGTTGGTTTGGCATTAGCCAAGGGGGACGGAGGGTGAAACGTGATTAA
- a CDS encoding oligosaccharide flippase family protein, with the protein MTETQPKSIMSRLLQGIKWNFLDVVIVSVGNLAISILAARLLGVDEFGAFSIVKSTVYMLATVAGLGLGWTATKYIAELKSDDLEKMGRILGLCQLIAGSVSFVFAGSLFFFAFEIANGPLQAPHLVDPLQMAAVYILFTTLNGYQIGAMMGFEAFRKLAFLNCAQTLFSLICTGVFIWSWGLAGAASALGLTAFLNWVLYHKALRKEMRNYGVKVSYVQLGREMTVLMSFAFPAAISGIIGSMAVWMGNALLVRQEHGLAELALFAVAGNIRSLVIFFPSLVTRVASPMLCSVAGEKTNNGYARLFWINIVVTICAAVIVAISAVLLAPWILAAFGKGYSGGVGVLAVIAVMSVIEVAANSFYQTLFVHGRLWWQVGVIVLWSATLLGVTAATVESEGAIGLGYAYVAAHLVSLCCYMIATFFLKAWRVKKEEAGS; encoded by the coding sequence GTGACTGAGACGCAGCCGAAAAGTATAATGAGTCGTTTGCTTCAAGGCATAAAATGGAATTTTTTGGATGTGGTAATTGTCTCGGTCGGAAACCTAGCCATCTCTATTTTGGCAGCAAGGCTGCTTGGAGTAGATGAGTTTGGCGCCTTTTCGATTGTTAAAAGTACCGTGTACATGTTAGCCACAGTTGCGGGATTAGGACTAGGATGGACGGCTACTAAATATATTGCTGAACTCAAGTCGGATGATTTGGAGAAGATGGGGCGTATTCTCGGCTTGTGTCAACTTATAGCTGGTAGTGTAAGTTTTGTTTTTGCGGGCAGTTTATTCTTTTTTGCTTTTGAAATTGCCAATGGACCGCTGCAAGCTCCCCATTTGGTAGATCCTTTGCAAATGGCGGCCGTATATATTTTGTTTACAACTCTTAATGGATATCAAATAGGGGCCATGATGGGATTTGAAGCCTTTCGGAAACTGGCCTTCTTGAATTGTGCTCAAACTTTGTTTTCCTTGATCTGTACAGGGGTGTTTATTTGGTCGTGGGGCCTGGCAGGCGCAGCAAGCGCTCTAGGTCTAACGGCCTTTCTAAATTGGGTTTTGTATCACAAGGCTTTGAGAAAAGAGATGCGCAACTATGGCGTCAAAGTTAGCTATGTTCAGTTGGGGCGAGAAATGACGGTTTTGATGTCTTTTGCTTTTCCTGCAGCTATTTCGGGCATTATTGGTTCTATGGCGGTTTGGATGGGAAATGCGCTTCTTGTTCGGCAGGAGCATGGTCTGGCGGAACTGGCTCTGTTTGCTGTTGCTGGGAATATACGTTCTTTGGTGATTTTTTTTCCTAGTCTTGTAACACGTGTGGCGTCGCCTATGTTGTGCTCGGTGGCAGGAGAGAAAACAAACAATGGGTATGCAAGGCTATTTTGGATTAATATTGTTGTGACAATTTGCGCTGCGGTAATTGTGGCGATAAGTGCTGTTTTACTGGCGCCATGGATTTTGGCTGCCTTTGGGAAAGGGTATTCCGGAGGAGTGGGAGTATTAGCTGTGATCGCTGTTATGTCGGTGATTGAAGTAGCAGCGAATAGTTTTTATCAGACTCTTTTTGTTCATGGACGTCTCTGGTGGCAAGTAGGAGTAATTGTTCTCTGGAGCGCCACTTTGCTAGGAGTGACGGCTGCAACGGTAGAGAGCGAAGGGGCAATAGGACTTGGTTATGCATATGTGGCAGCCCATTTAGTATCTCTTTGTTGCTATATGATTGCAACTTTTTTTTTGAAGGCTTGGCGGGTAAAAAAAGAAGAGGCTGGATCATGA
- a CDS encoding glycosyltransferase family 2 protein, with the protein MNEVYFSIVIPVWNREGEILRALRSCQKQSFSSWEAIVVDDASTDNTCSLVQGLQDERIVLLRHRQNRGVGPARNTGIEAVRGQWVLFLDSDDELLPDALGRIRDYAQECAEDIARLGFLYCRDDGGLSPEPTPQECILSYEAYLQKSAVWNPSDFFHCTRKEAFAQIRFPDSLAFEASYLLDFAKLFKTRMVPDVVAQIHTDSANRDSNLSMVDGIEKLLRHAKDQAAATGNLLQRHGDALKCCAPERRRLYRKAEVFFLFLSGDRYNGFKKGMTYLWNYPRCVSGWAILLAGLLDKRLLASIQIWKNRRV; encoded by the coding sequence ATGAATGAAGTTTACTTTAGTATCGTTATTCCGGTTTGGAACAGGGAAGGTGAAATATTGCGGGCTCTTAGGAGTTGTCAAAAGCAATCGTTTTCGTCATGGGAAGCGATAGTTGTAGATGATGCCTCGACCGATAACACCTGTTCGCTAGTACAAGGATTACAGGATGAAAGAATTGTACTGTTGCGGCATAGGCAAAATCGCGGTGTGGGACCGGCTCGCAATACAGGTATTGAAGCTGTTCGAGGTCAATGGGTGCTTTTTCTGGATAGTGACGATGAACTGTTGCCAGATGCATTAGGGCGTATTCGCGACTATGCACAAGAATGCGCAGAAGATATTGCACGGCTTGGTTTTTTGTATTGTCGCGACGACGGGGGGCTGTCGCCGGAACCGACTCCGCAAGAATGTATCTTGTCATATGAGGCGTACTTGCAAAAGAGTGCAGTATGGAATCCTAGTGATTTTTTCCATTGCACGAGGAAAGAAGCTTTTGCGCAAATTCGCTTTCCTGATAGTTTGGCGTTTGAAGCCTCTTACTTACTAGATTTTGCCAAACTGTTCAAAACGCGCATGGTGCCGGATGTTGTGGCGCAAATTCATACGGATAGCGCCAATAGAGATAGTAATCTTTCGATGGTAGACGGTATTGAAAAATTACTCCGCCATGCTAAGGATCAAGCTGCAGCTACAGGGAATTTACTGCAGCGTCATGGCGATGCCTTGAAGTGTTGTGCGCCGGAACGAAGGCGTTTGTACCGGAAAGCCGAAGTTTTTTTTCTCTTTTTGTCAGGAGATAGGTATAATGGCTTCAAAAAAGGAATGACTTATTTATGGAACTATCCACGGTGCGTATCCGGCTGGGCGATATTGTTGGCGGGATTGCTTGATAAGCGATTGTTAGCCAGTATTCAAATTTGGAAGAATAGGAGAGTATGA